The genomic region AGGAGTCTAGCCCCTTCTTTTATCTTATCTACTGCCTTGCTCCTTGGCTCCCTACAGCTCCAGCCGCTCGCTGTAATAGCTTGCTTCTTGGGTGGATCACACCCGGGGTGGTGTGGCTGAGCTAGAGTGGACTCAGCAGTCGGCCTATATTTCTGGGCACACGTGTAAAGTCATGATTAATTCCATAAATCTCACTGCACTAACCATAGTAAACTCCTTCTCGTTGTACCGAAATAGAGATATGATTTAAACGACCAGGTACAACATCACATTTGACACCTGAGGAAGGTACAACCCAATTAAGGTACATCAACAGATGTTACAATAATACTTAGATGAGTTTGGCTAGTACAACCACTCTATTGTCCACTTCTAATAAATGTGATTGACTAAATTCTAGATCATCTTTTGGAATCATGTAACTATCAAAAGTGAGTGACTGTTCATCAGAACTGTTGTAGTCGGAATACTCATAAGTTCGATACCATTCATGTCCAATAGCTTTGATAGTAATGGCTGGATCTACTATTACCTTGTCCATTGAGTATAATATAGCAAATGATGGTATAGCAATGAACATAGGGCTGATACTAGGAAATATGGTTCGAAGAATCTCGATAGTAGTTCCATGAACAATCCTTTGCAGGATTGGATTTTTTTGATAGTGGAAATGCCATAAAGCGCAAACCAAGAACCATAATATGAAAACCAAAATCagaatgagaaagaaaaatatatcatgATGTAAGTCCATTATTCCTTGCATCATAAGGCTCACTACGTCTTGAGATCCTAAATGTCATGGTTCCGCTGCATCACAAGGAGCAACTGTGAGGAATAACCATTCTAGAACAATCATTTAGTTTGCTTCATTCTTTGACAGCTCTGCTCCCCCCCtcaaaaaaaagagagagactAATTTTTGCTCTCCGAAAGACGAAAATCACTGGTTTGGGTTGCTCCAACCAAGAAAAACATAGGAGTCTTTAGGTATTGCTTGGGTCGAGTAAAGACTAGCTACCTAGAAAGATCCCTCACTGCACACTTTCTATATATCTGTCTTCATTATCGGCTGCATGATATTGGAGATAAAGCAATGGGAGGTTAAGTCAAAAGCATTTACCACGCActcaatttaataatcaagCAAACAAATAAGCAAGACAAATCTCTTTCTGTTTCTATACTACTTAATTACGAAATCAAGATTCAAGTACATAGAGGCAGGCAATAACCATtagtaagaa from Ricinus communis isolate WT05 ecotype wild-type chromosome 9, ASM1957865v1, whole genome shotgun sequence harbors:
- the LOC125371194 gene encoding LOW QUALITY PROTEIN: cytochrome c oxidase subunit 2 (The sequence of the model RefSeq protein was modified relative to this genomic sequence to represent the inferred CDS: inserted 3 bases in 2 codons; substituted 2 bases at 2 genomic stop codons), yielding MIVLEWLFLTVAPCDAAEPXHLGSQDVVSLMMQGIMDLHHDIFFFLILILVFILWFLVCALWHFHYQKNPILQRIVHGTTIEILRTIFPSISPMFIAIPSFAILYSMDKVIVDPAITIKAIGHEWYRTYEYSDYNSSDEQSLTFDSYMIPKDDLEFSQSHLLEVDNRVVVXSQTHLSIIVTSVDVPXNWVVPSSGVKCDVVPGRLNHISISVQREGVYYGXCSEIYGINHDFTRCLTIMRFERSLLQRDSLYRVSGEERSLEILISFHCSGSTSNQWQKLKIHGFLIVSHFD